GCGGCGTCGACGGCTTCCGCATCGATGCGATCAACCATTCGATGCCCGACCCGCAACTGCGCGACAATCCGCCCGCACCCGAAGACGGCCGCATCCGCACGCGCCCCTATGATTTCCAGATCAAGCGCTATAGCCAGAGCCACCCGGACATTCCGCTGTTCCTGGAAAAGGTGCGTTCGGTGTTCGACGAATATCCCGATCGCTTCACCGTCGCCGAAGTCGGCGGGGATGACAGCGATGCGGAAATGAAGGCCTTCACCCAGGGCGATCATCGCCTCAACACCGCCTATGGCTTCGACTTCCTCTACGCCCCCAAATTGACCGCGCCGTTCCTCAAAGCCGCGCTGTCGCGCTGGCCCGCGGAGCAGGGGATTGGCTGGCCGAGCTGGGCGTTCGAAAATCATGACGCGCCGCGCGCCGTCTCGCGCTGGGCCGGCGACATCGACGCCCATGCCTATTGCCGGATGAAGATGCTGCTGCTCGCCTGCCTGCGCGGCAATATCTTCCTCTATTATGGCGAGGAACTGGGCCTGCCGCAGGTCGATATCGCGTTCGAGGATCTGCAGGATCCCGAAGCGATCGCCAACTGGCCGCTGACCCTGTCGCGCGATGGCGCCCGCACGCCCATGCCCTGGACCGGGGCAGCGCCCTGGCTCGGCTTCTCCGATGCCAAGCCATGGCTGCCGGTGGGGGAGGCGCACCGCCCGCTCGCCGTCGACGCGCAGGAAGCCGATCCTGCTTCGCTGCTTCACTGGACGCGCGAGGTGTTGGCCCTGCGCAACGCCACCCCGGCGCTGCGCAACGGCACGATCACCTTTCTCGATACGCCGGATGATCTGCTCGCCTTTGAACGGACGCAGGACGGGCAGCAGCGCCTGTGCGTCTTCAACCTCGGCACCAGCCCCGTCGCCTGGCACCCCGCCGATGCGGACCGTTGGCAGGTCGAACTGTCGACCGGCCGCATCGCCGACTGGAATTTCGCCCCCGCATCCGGCCTCGTCGCCGCCTTCCAAGTTTAAGGACAAGAATATGTCGCGACTGCCCGCGCTCACCCTGCCCCTCATTGCCCTGGCGCTCGCGCCCACCGCCGCGCGCGCCGATGTGGTGGCCAAGGCATCGTCGCCCGACGGCCATATCACCCTCACCATCAGCCTCGATGGCGAGGGGCGTCCCAGCTATGCCGTGCAGCGCAATGGCAAGCCGCTGATCGCCGACAGCCGCCTGGGCTTCATGTTCACCGACGCACCCAAGATCGAGCGCAATCTGACGCTGGCCGATGCCAAGCAGGCGAGCAGCGACACCAGCTGGACCCAGCCCTGGGGCGAATGGACCACGATCCGCGACCATCATAATGAGCTGAAGCTGGTCTTCCGCGAGAAGGGCGATCTCCAGCGCGAGATGGATATGACCTTCCGCCTGTTCGATGACGGCGTCGCCTTCCGCTACAGCCTGCCCGATCAGGCCAATCTCCATCACGCCAACATTGCCGAGGAACTGACCCAGTTCGCCTTCGCGCAAGGCGGCACGGCCTGGTGGAAGCCCGCCTATGAATGGAATCGCGAGGAATATCTCTACAACCGCACCCCGCTCGACGCGGTCGGCACCGCCCAGACGGTGATGACGGTGAAGCTGGCTGACGGCACCCATGTCGCCCTGCATGAGGCCGCGCTGGTCGATTATGCGGGCATGAATCTCGCCCGTGCCGAGGGCAACACCTTCCGCGCCGATCTGACGCCGGGGGCGGGCGCCCCCAAAGTGTCGCGCGACGCCGGCTTCTCCACCCCCTGGCGCACCATTGCCGTCGCCGACGATGCCGCCGGCCTCTACATGAACCACATGATCCTGAACTTGAACGAGCCCAACAAGCTCGGCGACGTTTCAAGCTGGATCAAGCCGGGCAAGTTCGTCGGCGTCTGGTGGAACATGATCAAGGGCGACTGGACCTGGGCGCGCGGCCCCAAACATGGCGCCACCACCGCCAATGTCCGCCGCTATATCGATTTCGCCGCTGCCAGCGGCATCCCCGCCGTGCTGGTCGAGGGCTGGAATGTCGGCTGGGACGGTAACTGGTTCGGCAACGGCAATGAGATGAACTTTGCGCAGCCGACCGAGGATTTCGATGCCGATGGCCTTGCCGCCTATGCCAGGTCCAAGGGCGTCACCCTGATCGGCCATCATGAAACCGGCGGATCGGCCAGCCATTATGACGGCCAGCTCGACACCGCCTTCAAATGGGCGGCCGACCATGGCGAGCAGGTGGTGAAGACCGGCTATGTCACCGATGCCGGCCAGATCGAGCGGGTCGACGCCGATGGCGCCAAGCTTCGCGAATGGCATGAAGGCCAGTGGATGGTGAACCATTATCTGCGCGTCGTGCAGACCGCCGCCAAATATCATGTCAGCATCGACAGCCATGAACCGGTCAAGGATACCGGCCTGCGCCGCACCTATCCCAACTGGGTGGCGCGCGAAGGCGGCCGGGGCATGGAATATAATGCCTGGGTCGGCGGCAAGAACCCGCCCGAGCATGAGGCGAACCTGGTCTTCACCCAGTTGCTGGGCGGCCCGATGGACTTCACCCCCGGCGTGCTCAGCCTGTCGGGTTCGGAGGGCAGTAGCATCCACTCGACCATCGCCAAGCAGCTCGCCCTCTATGTCGTCCTCTATTCGCCGGTGGTGATGGCGGCCGACACGCCGGAAAATTACGCCAAATATCCCGGCCCCTTCCAGTTCATCAAGGATGTGCCGACCGACTGGTCCGACACCCGCGCCTTGAATGGCGAGGTTGGCGACTATGTCACCATCGCGCGCAAGGCGAAGGGCAGCGACGACTGGTATCTGGGCGCGGTCGGCGACGAACAGGCGCGCTCCAGCAAGGTGACGCTCGACTTCCTCGATGCCGGCCGCAGCTACACCGCCGAAATCTACCGCGACGGCCCCGGCGCCGACTATCGCACAGAGGCACGCCACGCGATCGTGATCGAGAAGAAGCCGGTGAAGAAGGGCGACGTCCTCAGTATCGACCTTGCGCCCGGCGGCGGTCAGGCGATCCGCTTCGTCGCCAGCGGCGGCAAGCGCAAGCGGTGACAGTCCAGTGAACCTCGTCATTGCGAGGGCCGCAGGCCCGCGGCAATCCAGTGGATTGCTTCACCCGGCTATCGCCGGGTTCGCAATGACGAAGCGGCTATGGCCTGTCCTACAGGAAGGTGCTCCTCTATGCTGCGGATTGCAAAGGCCCGGCAGAAGGCAGGCTTTCCGATAGGATCAGGCGCTCGCAACTAAATGTCAAAATGTGCGGGAAATGTGCGAAGTTAAGGCGAAGGATGGGGATGGCCGGAATGAATGAGATGGGGCTGGAACCGGGCGCGACGACGTCCGACGGTCGGCCGCGCCAGGGCTTCCGGGGGCTGTGGAATATCAGCTTCGGCTTCTTCGGCATCCAGATCGGCTTTGCGCTGCAAAACGCCAACATGTCGCGCATCTTCCAGTCGCTGGGGGAAAATCTCGACAATCTCGCCTTGCTGTGGATCGCCGCGCCGTTGACCGGCCTGCTGGTGCAGCCGGTGATCGGCCATTATAGCGACCGCACCTGGTGCCGCCTCGGCCGGCGCCGGCCCTATTTCTTCGCCGGTGCGCTGTTCGCGGCACTTGCCCTGTTCGGCATGCCCAATGCGCCCGGCCTGATGGCCGCCGCGCTGATGCTCTGGATACTCGACGCCTCGCTCAACGTCTCGATGGAGCCGTTCCGCGCCTTTGTCGGCGACATGCTGGCGAAGGAACAGCATATGGCCGGCTATGCGATCCAGACCGCCTTCATCGGCACCGGTGCGGTGATCGGTTCCTCCACCCCCTGGCTGCTCGACCAGATGGGCGTCTCCAATGTCGCGCCCGCCGGCATGATCCCCGACACGGTGCGCATCAGCTTCTATATCGGCGGCGGTGCGCTGTTCCTCGCCGTGCTCTGGACCGTGCTCACCACCCGCGAATATTCGCCCGAGCAGATGGCCGGCTTTGCCCAGGCCAGCGAGGCGGCAAGCCGGCAGGAGGCACCGCCGGTCCCGGCCGGCGGTCCGCTCTGGATCGTCGCGGGCCTTGCCATCATCGCCGCCGTCTGGGGCTGGGCGCTGGAAAAGGAACTCTATCTGCTGGGCGGGCTCCTTGCTGCCTATGGCATCGCCCGCATCGTCGCGCGCGGCCTTCATGCGCAGGGGCGGACCGACAATCTGCTCAGCCATGTGGTCGGCAATTTCGCGACCATGCCGGCGATGATGAAGAAGCTGGCGCTGGTCCAGTTCTTCACCTGGTCGGCGCTGTTCATCATGTGGATCTATACCACGCCGGTGGTCGCCCAATATGTCTTCGGATCAGCCGATCCGACCAGCGCCGCCTATAATGAAGGGGGCAATTGGGTCGGCATCCTGTTCGCCACCTATAATGGCGTCGCCGCCTTCGCCGCGCCCTTCCTGCTCCAGCCGCTTGCCCGCCGCATCGGCCAGGCACAGACGCACGCGCTGGCGCTCACGCTCGGCGCAATCGGCTTCCTGTCCTTCCTGGTCCTGCGCGATGCACAGGCGCTGCTATTGTCGGAAGTGGCGATCGGCATCGCCTGGGCCTCGACCCTCGCCATGCCCTATGCGATGCTCGCCTCCAGCGTGCCGCAGGCCAAGCTCGGCATCTATATGGGGTTGTTCAACGCCTTCGTCGTCATCCCGCAATTGCTGGTGGCGACGGTGATGGGCACGATCATGCGCCATTTCTTCCCGACCGAACCGATCTGGACCATGGCCTTTGCCGGCGCCGTCATGCTGCTGGCTGCGCTCGCCACCCTGCGCTGCCGGGAGGCTGGTGCCGGGCGATAGCCCGGCAGCGACAGGCTTTATTCGAGCATCAACGTCGCCAGTTCGACATCCAGTGCATCAAGAGCCGTGTCGGGGAACTGCGCCGGGGCGAAGGACTGGATCGATCGCAGCGTCAAACCCCGTGCCATCGCAATGCGCTGATCGGTAGCGATCCCGGGGAAATGCCGGTCCAGCATCGCCCGCGCATCGTCATGGGCAAGCAGCACACCGATTTTGGTGACGGCGGTGGACGGCACCGAGCGCCCTCCCCCGCTCTTCGGCGCGTCATGGGACGCCTCACCCGCGATAGGGAATTGCTCATCGCGGCTCCCCATGGGGGATGCCTGTACATCGGCCGACGGAACCAGCTTCAGATGCAGGTCGGCCAGGCCACGGATGATGAAGCTCGGCTCATAATGCAGCACCCGGTCGCCACGCGGTCCATGAAAGGCCTCGTCCAGCTCGATCGACTGGGTATGCGCCAGGAATTTCTCGAGGATGATCCGAACCTCCACCCGGGCCAAAGGCGCCCCCGCGCAGACATGTTTACCACGACCGAAGGCGACATGTTCCCTGATCCCCGGTCGGGCAAGCTGCAACGCGCCAGGATCATCCCAGCGGCGCGGATCACGGTTGGCCGCCGCCAGCGCAAGCAATATCGGCGTTCCAGCCGGCACCATCCAGTCGCCGATACGCGTATCGCGGCGCGCCAGTCGCGCCGTTTGTTTGCTGGACCCTTCCAGGCGTAACACCTCCTCGATCAGATGCGGGATCAGGCTTGGATCAGCCCGCAGACGATCCTGGAGGTCCGGCTGCTCGGCAATGTAACGCATGGCGTTGCCCAGCAGCTTGGCGCTTGTGTCCTGTCCCGCACCGAACAGGAAGGTTGCCAGATTGACGATGTCGGCCAGGCTGGGAGTCGACCCGTCCGCATAGGTCGCGCATGCCAGTTCGGTCAGTATGTCCCCCCGCGGATTGCGCCGCCGATCCTCCACATAAGCCGCGAAATAGGAGCCCATTACGATCAGCGGATGACTCTCCCCCGAATAGTCATTGTCGTTGCTGTCCAGGCTGCCCGGCGGTGGCGCCCCATCGATGACGTCCATGAAACGCTGGCGATCGTCCGCCGGAACCCCCAGCAGGTCGGCAATCACCAATGTAACGAAGGGGGTCGATATTTCGCGGATCAGTTCGCTACTGCCCCGCGCCACCGCCGTCCGTACCAGATGGTCGGAATAGGCCGATATAAACTGCTCGTTCGCCTTCAACCGGGATGGCGTGAACAGCCGATTGACCAGCCCGCGCAACGCGGCATGCGCCGCATCATCCAGCCCGACCAGCATCTCCCCGCCAGGAAAGTCCGACCGATGGGCTTCGACCTGCGCCGTGATATCGCTCCCCCGGGGCGTGAAGGGCAAAGGGGCCGCTGCCCCCTGCAATGCGTTGATCGCGGAAAAATCGCGCGCATTTGCCAGAACCTCCAATGTCTCCTCGAACCCGGTGACGATCAGATAATCCCGGCCTTGTGGACGATAGATCGGCCCATGAGCGCGCACGGCCTCGAAGAAGCCATAGGGATCCTTCAGTATCTCATAGTCGGTGAAGTAATCGCGTTCCTCGAGGGCCGGCATTCTGCTCTCCCTTGTTCATGCCGACCGGCAATCGGCATATATTGGTCACCGCATGCGTTTGCATCATTTGTGATCTATAATGTATCATATCTGCGTGGCGGCGATCGTCAAGCCCGCGCTGCTCGCCGCTAATCGACCACACGGATATCAAGGACAACGGTTTCAGGCGCGCATGACTGTCGCGCAACATTTGCGATTGAATATCAATATCCCTATGCCAAATGGGCGAATCACCACAGGGGACATCATGAAGAAGCAGTTTTTCGCCATGCTCGCGCTGTGCGGCCTATCGTCATTGGCCCAGGCTCATGAAGTGTGGGTCGAACGCGATGCGTCCGGTCCCGCCCGCATCTACCTCGGCGAACCCGCCGACCCGATGCCGGCCGGCGGCGACCCCGAGTTCGAGAAGCTGAAGACGCCACGCCTGGTGCCTGCATCACAGGCACCGCAGATCCGAAAGGCCGGCTATATCGAGGTCGCGGCGCCCGCTGGCGATGTCCGCGTCATCGACGACAGCGTGTTTGAACCCTGGGGCGAAGAAGGCAAGAAGGAGGGCGTGGTCTATTATGCCCGCGCTGGCCGCAACGAAACCAAAGCCCTGATGCCGCTTGAAATCGTGCCGACCGCGACGAGCGCAGACAGTTTCAGCCTGGTTCGTGACGGCAAGCCGCTGGCTGGGATCAAGGTCACCGCCATCTCCCCGGATAAATGGTCCAAGAGCTTCCTCACCGATGCGCAGGGCCGCGTGACCCTCCCGATCCGGGAGAAGGGCCGCTATATTCTGACGGCAACACAGGAGCAGAAGGGCGACCTCAGCCTGCGCGGCGCCAAGGTGGCTACGCTCTACCACATCGCGACGCTGACCTTCGTCAACAATTGACGAAGGTCAGCTTGCGGGGCGTCAGGCGAAGATATCTTCGAGGCTGGCGCCCTGCGGGCCGTCCTTCCAGTCGCTGAGCGAGACATAGAGGCTGGCCTGGGTCACGCTCCAGAAGGCCATGACCAGGGTACCCGCCAGCGTCGAAACCACGAGCGAGGTGGGACTGAGCGTTCCGCTGCTGGCTTCCACCGCGAACGCCGCGATCCCGCCCGCTGCCACGAGGGCGAAGATCACGGCATAGAGTATCCAGACCAGAATCGTCATCAGCACGAAAAGGCCGAAGATCTTCCAGCGCGCGCCCTTGGTCAGCGCGCGGCTGCGACCGAAGGCCGCGAAGATGCCGATCCGTTCGGTCACCAATACCGGCACGCTGACCGACCACATGATGAACAGGATGATGCCCGGCACCAGCAGCAGCGCAAAGCCGATCATCAGCCCGATCGTCGTCAATATCGCAAGGCCGATCAGGGGAACCGCAACCGAGAGGCCCGTGCCGATACAGTCGGCGATGCTCGCCCGCTGCCCATCGGCATGCGCCACCGTTGCCCGCACCAGCCCGCCCTGCACCAGCATCGAGAGGATGAGCGAGAGGGCGTAGGAGCCAAGCGATACGACGATCACCGCAAGGGTGTTGCCCGCACCCGCATTGGCCAGATCCGCCCGCACAAAATAGCTGAACAGCAGTTGTGGCAATGCGCCGAACAGGAAGGCGGTGCCGAAGGTCGCCACCGGATTGCTGCCCAAGGTCCCGAAAGCGCGGCTCAGAACCGTGCCGATTGAAAAATTCCGCCGTTCGACGGAAGCCGCTGATGTCGCCATAAAGGCCCCCTGTAAGTCTGTCCCCAAATTGCGATTGTGTCGCAACATGATCGCTTTGTCATCCTGTTTGAATGACTTGCGCTTTCGCTGGCGGGCACTAGTTTCCGCCGGTCAGGGGTGCAGATGGCGGCAACGGATTCAGTGTCGGACGATCGTCTGGCCGCAGCGCATAAGGCGTTGCGGGCGGGCGGCGACGTGCAGTTCGACATGCTGCCCGCCGATCCGCCCAAGCCACCGCCGGCCTGGCTCAAGGCGTTCGGCGAATGGCTGGAGAAAGTGCTGGAGCCGGTCGGGCATTTCCTGCGCTGGATCGGCAGTTTCATGCCCGACGCCCCCTATGCCCGCATCTTCCTGTGGACCGTGATCGGCGCGCTGGCGCTGCTGATCGTCTGGATGATCGTCGACCGGGTGCGCCATGGCGTCTGGCGCCTGCCGAACTGGCGCCGCCGGACGCTGGCGGAAGCGGCCGATTATCAGGAAGATCAATGGGCGCCCGACGCCGCCCCAGCCCGCGCCTGGCTGGAGGAGGCCGATGCGCTGGCCGGCAGGGGCCGCTATGCCGAGGCGGTGCATCATCTGTTGCTGCGCAGCGTCGAGGATATGGCCCGGCGTCGGCCACAGATCGTGCGCCCGGCCCTCACCAGCCGCGACCTTGCCGATGCGCCCGGCATCCCCGCCGCGCCGCGCCGGCTGTTCGGCGAGATTGCCGGGGCGGTCGAACGCAGCCTGTTCGGTGGGCGCGCCATCAATGCAGAGGAATGGGGTCGCTGCCGCGCCGCCTATGCCGATTTCGCCCAGACCAGGACCTGGGCGGCATGAGCGATATCGCGATCGGCAAGGCATCAGCCGACAATGGCATCTTCCGGGGCGTCACCATCATCCTGATGCTGGTGATCGGTCTGATGGGCTTTGCCGGCATGATCCTGCTGGGCGCCTATGCGCCGGACCTGCGATCGGGCCGCAATGGCGGCGCCCATGCGCTGTCCAACGCGGTCACGGGCTATAGCGGTCTGGTCCAGCTGGCCGAGGCGACGGGGCGCCATCCCCGTATCCTGCGAAGCACCCATGATTTCGATACCGAGGATCTGCTGATCGTGACGCCCGAAAGCGGCGCGACCGATATCAGTGCCGCGCTGAACGGGCGGGAGACGAAACCCACCCTGTTCGTGCTGCCCAAATGGCAGACCATGCCCGACGAGACGCATCCCGGCTGGGCGCGCTTTACCGGCCTGATACCGCTCCATGAGCCGATTGGCGTGCTGTCGCCCGGCGTCCGCTTCACCATGCAGCGCTATCGCACCGGCGGCGGCTGGCTGACATCGCATGATCCCGACGTCCGCTTCTGGGCGCCGCGCCCGATCCAGGTGATCACCGGCATTGAGCAGGACAACAAGAATCAGGATGACGCCTGGCGCAGGCTGACACCGATATTGACAGATGAACGCGGCAATATGGTGCTGGTCCGGGTCGGTGATGGCCCGCTCTATGTGCTGGCCGACCCGGACCTGCTGAACAATCGCGGCATGAAGGATGAGGGACAGGCAGCCGCTGCGCTGGGCCTGCTCGACTGGATGAACAGCACCGGCGCGCAGAGTGTCGCTTTCGATGTCTCGATGAACGGCTTCGGCCATTCGAAAAGCCCGCTCAAATTGCTGTTCGATCCCCCCTTCCTGGCGATGACGCTGGCGATCGTCGCCGCGCTGGCGCTGGCGGGCGTCCATGCCTTTGGTCGGTTCGGGCCACCCCGCGCGCGGCAGCGGGCGCTGGCCTTCGGCAAGGCGGCGCTGATCGACAATAGCGCGCTGCTGATCCGCAAGGCCGGGCGCGAAGCGCGACTAGGCGGCCGCTATGCCGCCGCGATCCGCGACCGGGCCGCACGCATCTTCGCCGTGCCCGCGCGGCTGCGCGACGGCGAGATCGACGATTATCTCGACAGTTTGAAGGGTCAGCGCCGCTTCACCGACCTGGCGCAGGCGGCAGAAGCGGCGACGGACCGCCATGGCCTGCTCGAAGCCGCGCAGGCGCTGCATGATTGGCAGGAGGAGAAGAACAGGTGACAGTGGAACAAGTCCAGGCGCTGGCGACCAGCATCCGGCAGACCGTCGCGCGTGCGGTCGTGGGCCAGGAAGCGACGGTCGACCTGATGCTCGTCGCCCTGTTTTCCGGCGGCCATATCCTGCTGGAAGGCCCGCCGGGGACCGCCAAGACGCTGGTCGCGCACAGCTTCGCCCGCGCGCTGGGGCTGGACTTTGGCCGCATCCAGTTCACCCCGGACCTGATGCCGGGCGACATCATCGGCGCCAATCTGTTCAATTTCCAGACCAGCCAGTTCAGCCTGACGCGCGGGCCGATCTTCACCGAATTGCTGCTGGCCGACGAGATCAACCGGACCCCGCCCAAGACGCAGGCGGCGCTGCTGGAGGCAATGCAGGAACGCACCGTCACCATCGACGGCGAGACGCTGGCGCTGAGCGACCGCTTCATGGTGGTGGCGACCCAGAACCCGATCGAGCAGCAGGGCGTCTATCCCCTGCCCGAAGCGCAGCTCGACCGTTTCCTGTTCAAGCAGGTGGTGGATTATCCGAGCGCGACCGAGGAACGGCGGATCATCGCCACCCATGGCGCGCGCAACGACGCAATGGCGCCCGAGACATGGGGCGTGGCGCCGGTCGCCGACGCTGCGCAGATCAGCGCCGCGATCGAGACAGTGATGGCGGTGCGGCTGGCCGACGAGGTGGTCGACTATATCCTGGCGCTGATCCGGGGAACGCGCGATGTCGCCGATCTGGAAAGCGGCGCATCGCCGCGCGCCGGCGCGATGCTGGCGGGTGCGGCCCGGGCACGGGCGGCGATCGACGGGCGCGATTTCGTCATTCCCGACGACGTCAAGGCGCTGGCCCCGGCGCTGCTGCGCCATCGCCTGATCCTGTCGCCCGCTGCCGAGATCGATGGCCGGCGGATCGAGGATGTCGTCACCGGCATCATCGAGACGATCGAGGCGCCGCGCTGAGCCACCGGCGATGATCTACCCCACCCGCACCGCCATATTGACCGCCGCCGCCGGCGTGCCGCTGACCCTGGTCGTGGCGCTGCTGGTGCCTGGCCGCTGGTATGCGGCGCTGGCCTGGCCGGTCGCGGTCCTGGTGCTGACGCTGGTCGACGGATTGCGCGGCGCCGGCCCGGCCCGCGGCCGCGCCCTGCTGGCGCTGCCCAACACAGCGAGCGTCGGTGCGCCAATCGAGGCAGTGGTGCAGGTGGAAATTGGCGGCACGGCGCCGCGCCGGGTTCAGGTCGCGCTCGACTACAGCCCGCTGGTCGAGCAGGCGCAGGAGAGCGACTGGATCGCGCTCGAGAGCGGCAAGGGGGCCGGCCGCTTTGCGATGCAGGCGGTGCGACGCGGCACGGTGCGGATCGACCGGCTGTGGCTGCGCTGGAAAGGGACGCTGGGCCTCGCCTGGAAGCAGCGGATCGTGCCGGTCGACGCGCAGATGGCGATCCTGCCCGACATTCGCCCGGTCCATGAACGCGGCGCGCAGATCTTCCAGCGGCACGCGCTGCAAGGGCTGATGGCGCAGGTCGATCGTGGCGACGGCGCCGATTTCGACGCACTGGTCGAGTTCCGCACCGGCATGGACCGGCGCGCGATCGACTGGAAGCAGTCCGCCCGTCATGCGAAGCTGCATGCCAAGGAATTTCGGACCGAGCGCAACAACCAGATCGTCTTCGCGATCGACAGCGGACGGCAGATGAGCGAGCCGGTTGCGGGCCTCAGCCGGCTCGACCGGGTGGTGTCGGCTATGCTGCTGACCGCCTGGGTAGCGCTCAAGCTGGGCGACCGGGTCGCGCTCAACGCCTTTGACAGCCGGCCGCGCATCGCCAGCGGCCTGGTCTCGGGCGTCGCCGCCTTCGGTGAATTGCAGCGGCTGGCGGCGCAGATCGACTATAGCGGCGAGGAGAGCAACTACAGCTTCGCCCTCACCAACCTGTCGGCGCGGCTGAGCCGGCGGTCGATGATCATATTGTTCACCGAATTCACCGACCTGACCTCCGCCGAATTCCTGGTCCGCGCCGCCGCCCGGCTGGTCGAGACGCATCTGCTGATGGTCGTGGTACTGCGCGACGAGGAACTGGAGGATTTCGTTGCCCGCCGGCCCGAGAGCGCCGACGACGTGACCCGGGCCGTCACCGCCGCCGCGCTGCTGAAGGACCGGTTGATGGTGCTGACCCGGCTACGCCATCTGGGCGCCCATGTGATCGAAAGCGAGCATGACCGGGTCGCCGACCGGCTGGTCCAGGCCTATGTCGACATGAAGCGGAGGAACCTGATTTGAGCGCGCTGGTCGACAGTCGCGGCGCCGCGCCGCTGGTCAACGCCACCCGCTTCCGCGCCGCGCATGAAGCGGACTGGGAACGGCTGGACCAGTTGCTGACGCGGATGGAGAAGCGATCGATCCGCGCCCTGTCCGAAGAGGATATATTGGCGCTGCCTTTGCTCTATCGCGCCACCCTCTCCTCCCTGTCGGTCGCGCGCGAGACGTCGCTCGACCGGTCGCTCATCACCTATCTGGAGCAGTTGAGCACCCGCGCCTATTTCCAGCTTTATGGCGTGCCCGATACGCTGGGACGGCAGGTCGGCCGGTTCCTGGCGCGCGACTGGCCGCTGGCGGTGCAATCGCTGTGGCGCGAGACGCTGGTCGCGCTGCTGCTGACGATCGCCGGGGCGGTCGCGGGCTATTGGCTGGTCGCAACCGACGCATCCTGGTTCTACGGCATCATCCCCGATGCGATGGCAAGCGGGCGCGATCCGTCCGCCAGCGCGGCGAGCTTGCGCGAAACCATCTATGGCGCGCCCGACCAGAAGATGCTGGCGACCTTTGCCGCCTATCTCTTCACCCACAACAGCCAGGTGGCGATCTTCGCCTTTGCGCTGGGCTTTGCCTTCACCGTGCCGACGGTGCTGCTGCTGGTCTATAATGGCCTGACCCTGGGCGCGATGATCTGCCTGTTCGCCAAGAAAGGGCTGGCGCTCGGCTTTGTCGGCTGGCTGACCATCCATGGTTCGACCGAGATGTTCGCGATCATCCTGGCCGGCGCGGCAGGGATGCGGATCGGCACCGCCATCGCCTTTCCCGGCCGCGACGCACGGATGGAGGCAGCGGTGAAGGCCGGGCGCCGGGCGGCGGTCGCGATGGCTGGCGTGGTTATCATGCTGCTGGTCGCCGGCCTGCTGGAAGGGATCGGCCGGCAGACGGTGCAGAGCGATGCGATGCGCTACGCCATCGGCGGCGCGGCGCTGCTGGGCTGGCTGGCCTATTATTATCTGCCGCGCCGCAAGGGGGACCATGATGCGCTGGCGGCGTAACCGGACGACCAAGGCGCCGGCTTCGCTGCGTCGCAGCTTCGTGACGCCCGAGGGGGTCGACCTGCGGCTGGAACTGGCGAGCGCGGGGACGCGGGCAGCGGCCTTCGCGCTCGACATGCTGATCCTGATCGTGACCC
The sequence above is drawn from the Sphingobium sp. AP49 genome and encodes:
- a CDS encoding alpha-glucosidase, yielding MTDTAPWWRGATIYQIYPRSFADSNGDGVGDLAGITAHLPYVASLGVDAIWLSPFFKSPMRDFGYDVSDYCDVDPIFGTLADFDALIARAHELGLRIIVDQVWAHTSDEHPWFIESRSSRQNDHADWYVWADAKPDGTPPNNWQSVFGGPAWTWDARRGQYYMHNFLKEQPQINLHNGKVQAAVLDIVRFWLDRGVDGFRIDAINHSMPDPQLRDNPPAPEDGRIRTRPYDFQIKRYSQSHPDIPLFLEKVRSVFDEYPDRFTVAEVGGDDSDAEMKAFTQGDHRLNTAYGFDFLYAPKLTAPFLKAALSRWPAEQGIGWPSWAFENHDAPRAVSRWAGDIDAHAYCRMKMLLLACLRGNIFLYYGEELGLPQVDIAFEDLQDPEAIANWPLTLSRDGARTPMPWTGAAPWLGFSDAKPWLPVGEAHRPLAVDAQEADPASLLHWTREVLALRNATPALRNGTITFLDTPDDLLAFERTQDGQQRLCVFNLGTSPVAWHPADADRWQVELSTGRIADWNFAPASGLVAAFQV
- a CDS encoding glycoside hydrolase family 97 protein encodes the protein MSRLPALTLPLIALALAPTAARADVVAKASSPDGHITLTISLDGEGRPSYAVQRNGKPLIADSRLGFMFTDAPKIERNLTLADAKQASSDTSWTQPWGEWTTIRDHHNELKLVFREKGDLQREMDMTFRLFDDGVAFRYSLPDQANLHHANIAEELTQFAFAQGGTAWWKPAYEWNREEYLYNRTPLDAVGTAQTVMTVKLADGTHVALHEAALVDYAGMNLARAEGNTFRADLTPGAGAPKVSRDAGFSTPWRTIAVADDAAGLYMNHMILNLNEPNKLGDVSSWIKPGKFVGVWWNMIKGDWTWARGPKHGATTANVRRYIDFAAASGIPAVLVEGWNVGWDGNWFGNGNEMNFAQPTEDFDADGLAAYARSKGVTLIGHHETGGSASHYDGQLDTAFKWAADHGEQVVKTGYVTDAGQIERVDADGAKLREWHEGQWMVNHYLRVVQTAAKYHVSIDSHEPVKDTGLRRTYPNWVAREGGRGMEYNAWVGGKNPPEHEANLVFTQLLGGPMDFTPGVLSLSGSEGSSIHSTIAKQLALYVVLYSPVVMAADTPENYAKYPGPFQFIKDVPTDWSDTRALNGEVGDYVTIARKAKGSDDWYLGAVGDEQARSSKVTLDFLDAGRSYTAEIYRDGPGADYRTEARHAIVIEKKPVKKGDVLSIDLAPGGGQAIRFVASGGKRKR
- a CDS encoding MFS transporter — encoded protein: MNEMGLEPGATTSDGRPRQGFRGLWNISFGFFGIQIGFALQNANMSRIFQSLGENLDNLALLWIAAPLTGLLVQPVIGHYSDRTWCRLGRRRPYFFAGALFAALALFGMPNAPGLMAAALMLWILDASLNVSMEPFRAFVGDMLAKEQHMAGYAIQTAFIGTGAVIGSSTPWLLDQMGVSNVAPAGMIPDTVRISFYIGGGALFLAVLWTVLTTREYSPEQMAGFAQASEAASRQEAPPVPAGGPLWIVAGLAIIAAVWGWALEKELYLLGGLLAAYGIARIVARGLHAQGRTDNLLSHVVGNFATMPAMMKKLALVQFFTWSALFIMWIYTTPVVAQYVFGSADPTSAAYNEGGNWVGILFATYNGVAAFAAPFLLQPLARRIGQAQTHALALTLGAIGFLSFLVLRDAQALLLSEVAIGIAWASTLAMPYAMLASSVPQAKLGIYMGLFNAFVVIPQLLVATVMGTIMRHFFPTEPIWTMAFAGAVMLLAALATLRCREAGAGR
- a CDS encoding cytochrome P450, with the protein product MPALEERDYFTDYEILKDPYGFFEAVRAHGPIYRPQGRDYLIVTGFEETLEVLANARDFSAINALQGAAAPLPFTPRGSDITAQVEAHRSDFPGGEMLVGLDDAAHAALRGLVNRLFTPSRLKANEQFISAYSDHLVRTAVARGSSELIREISTPFVTLVIADLLGVPADDRQRFMDVIDGAPPPGSLDSNDNDYSGESHPLIVMGSYFAAYVEDRRRNPRGDILTELACATYADGSTPSLADIVNLATFLFGAGQDTSAKLLGNAMRYIAEQPDLQDRLRADPSLIPHLIEEVLRLEGSSKQTARLARRDTRIGDWMVPAGTPILLALAAANRDPRRWDDPGALQLARPGIREHVAFGRGKHVCAGAPLARVEVRIILEKFLAHTQSIELDEAFHGPRGDRVLHYEPSFIIRGLADLHLKLVPSADVQASPMGSRDEQFPIAGEASHDAPKSGGGRSVPSTAVTKIGVLLAHDDARAMLDRHFPGIATDQRIAMARGLTLRSIQSFAPAQFPDTALDALDVELATLMLE